The Drosophila simulans strain w501 chromosome 3R, Prin_Dsim_3.1, whole genome shotgun sequence genome contains the following window.
ctgggagcacGGACGACGGACCACGACGGGAACAGGGGAAAACTAAACTCAGGCCAAGACCCACTCGCCTTCGCTCTCCTGCTCCTCTCACTCCTTGCTGTTTGTGTTCTACGCGTCCATGTCGCATCCATGTACCTTTGATGAGTGTTCCATGTTTTCCACGAGCTAGGCTGTCGAATTGATTTCAAACATAAGCACATTGTCTACTTGTTTGCTCTGGTGTCGGTTTCCAAAACTATGCCTAATCCAATCTaacccaatccaatccaatcccataCCCCACATGCccacaaaacccaaaaacaaactttcgGCGGCGGTTCTACTAACCACTTTCTAAGAGTTAACTCCAAGCTAACCTGTTCGTAAGTCGAGTCGAAATGACCTTTGCCCACCATTCACACTTTCTAGCAAGAAGGCGGCGTTAACCAAACGACCGAGTCGATGACCCGCGCCTTGATCACGGACGAGGCACGCACCGCTGGTGCCTCCATGGGTCCCGTACAGCTCGGGTACGTATCCAGCAGGCCAGCTTCGGAAGCGGGAAAGACGCACACTCGGGCGTGGGCCGCAGTTCCGTCGGCAGGCAAATACTCTTTGGGCGGATAAGAGTGTACATAATGggataaattgtaattttaaatgGTGTACTTTTGGTTATCTTAACCCATTGGGTCTTATATTTACTCTAATCTACTCTTTGTTCGATttgtttatacatatgtacatacccAGAGATCCTATCTGTAATAGTATCACATAAAGTAATCAGATTAGTGCCGCCCAGGGAGCTTTTGCCTTGCCCAATCTTTTTTAGCTCTTAACCAACGAAATGCCACACAAAATTATTGCTTACTGCCGCCAACGCCAAACTAACCATCTCAGAACGCCAATGCAGCTGCGCCGCCACAGAGAAAGATTAACCGAACCATGTCCATTTATAACGTCCAGCTTGGAGTCTCCTGGAGTTTCGAGCAATAATTTTCTGTGCAAGATCCCAAAATGACACATCGAAAGCCACTAAATTAAACGTCGTTCTCTTCTTATGCTCCTCTCTTCCCCACACAAAAATGTCCAACCGAAAAATAATGTTGAAAATATAGTTACATGGAGAAATCAAACGAACGTGAGGATTATCTTCCATGGTTGGTACCCTGCcccttcaaaaaaaaaaaaaaaaaaagaacatgaCTAGGTCAAACAATCAGTCAAACTCGTATCCATTAGCCAACGAACAGCGCTCATCAATCGTAtttgtattcgtattcgtattcgatCGGTCAATCAGATGTATATAGAAACATGTCATTAGCTTCGCTCGCCTCGCCTCGCCTTGCCTCCCAGCACCGCCCCGCATCCTGTCCGGAACTCAGAGTGCCACCTAGAGTGCTAACGTGTCACCCATTCAACCGATCCCACCCCGTGCCTCATTCATCCCGATCCTCGCTCTCGTAACGCCTCGCGCGTCCATTGGTAACTTGTGCTTGAGAGTTTAGTTTTCCTTGTTTGTCGTAAATAACCGGAATGACTTTGTTGGATAGCCCGTAGCGGAGATCTCTCACTAATAGCTGCTTCCTAATACCCTCTAGCTTCGTGGCTGGCGTCATCCTGAGGGAGCGACTGCCGGCCTTCGAGCGGATGCTGTGGCGCGCCTGCAGGGGCAACGTCTTCCTGCGCCAGGCGATGATCGAGACGCCGCTGGAGGATCCCACCAATGTAAGTATCAACTGGGTTGGTGGTCATCTAAAACATCCACCTAAATGAATCAGTTacctaataatttatttgtttcgcATTTTCAGGGCGACCAGGTGCACAAGTCCGTGTTCATCATCTTCTTCCAGGGTGACCAGCTGAAGACGCGCGTCAAGAAGATCTGCGAGGGCTTCCGGGCCACGCTCTATCCTTGCCCTGAAGCTCCAGCCGATCGGCGAGAGATGGCCATGGGTGTGATGACCCGCATCGAAGATCTGAACACCGTGCTCGGCCAAACGCAGGACCATCGCCATCGTGTGCTAGTCGCTGCGGCAAAGAACCTTAAGAACTGGTTCGTCAAGGTGCGCAAGATCAAGGCAATCTACCATACGCTGAATCTCTTCAATCTGGACGTGACCCAGAAGTGTCTGATCGCCGAGTGCTGGGTGCCGCTGCTGGACATTGAAACCATCCAGCTGGCCTTGCGCCGTGGAACCGAAAGATCGGGATCGTCGGTGCCGCCAATTCTCAACCGGATGCAGACGTTCGAGAATCCGCCGACCTACAATCGAACGAACAAGTTTACGAAGGCCTTCCAGGCATTGATCGATGCCTATGGCGTGGCCAGCTATCGGGAAATGAATCCGGCACCCTACACGATCATCACCTTTCCCTTCCTGTTCGCCGTGATGTTTGGAGACTTGGGCCACGGAGCTATCATGGCGCTCTTTGGTCTCTGGATGATTCGAAAGGAGAAGGGACTGGCGGCTCAGAAGACGGACAACGAGATTTGGAACATTTTCTTCGGCGGACGGTACATCATCTTCCTCATGGGCGTCTTCTCCATGTACACGGGTCTTATATACAACGATATATTCTCAAAGTCGCTGAATATCTTTGGATCGCATTGGCATTTGTCCTACAACAAGTCCACCGTGATGGAAAACAAGTTCCTGCAGTTGAGCCCGAAAGGCGACTACGAGGGCGCTCCGTATCCGTTCGGCATGGACCCCATTTGGCAGGTGGCGGGAGCCAATAAGATCATCTTCCACAACGCTTACAAAATGAAGATTTCGATCATTTTCGGTGTTATCCACATGATCTTCGGTGTGGTGATGAGCTGGCACAACCATACGTATTTCCGGAACAGGATCTCCCTGCTATACGAGTTCATTCCCCAGCTGgtctttttgctgctgctgttcttcTACATGGTTTTGTTGATGTTCATCAAGTGGATCAAATTTGCCGCCACCAATAATAGTGAGCTTTTTCCTTTTAACCTTCTATTTGGCTGGAGTTTAATGACATCGTTATCCCATTTAGAGCCCTACTCCGAAGCCTGCGCGCCTTCAATCCTGATCACCTTTATCGACATGGTGCTTTTTAACACGCCCAAGCCACCTCCGGAGAAATGTGAAACCTATATGTTCATGGGCCAGCACTTCATCCAGGTGTTATTTGTCCTGGTTGCCGTCGGCTGCATTCCCGTAATGTTGCTAGCCAAGCCGCTGCTCATCATGCAGGCCCGCAAGCAGGCGAACGTAAGTAGACGCTAGTTCGATGCACCCCATTACTTTCATAGAAAGGCGTTCCATCTACATCACAACATATCCAAGCACCTCGCACTCCAAACTCTCCACCTTATACTAACTGCTTCTCGTTTATTTGTGCTCCCGattaacaaaattataacCCCCAACCAAATCCACACCGAATAAACTAAAACACTTCAATCCACAAACCGTAGGAAGAGGTTAGTCGTGTCGTTTATTGTCGATGTTAAATCGAACTTCTctaattgcataattaaatttaaatagtataATATGCTGTCAATACTTTTTCCTTTAGAGAAGTTCGACTTTAGTGCCCCCAAATGTTCGTCTTTAACGCAGTTAGTAATATACTTCACTTGCAGGTACAGCCCATTGCAGGAGCCACTTCAGATGCAGAAGCCGGCGGCGTGTCCAATGGCGGCTCACacggtggtggcggtggccatgaggaggaagaggagctCTCCGAGATCTTCATTCACCAGAGCATCCACACCATCGAGTACGTCCTAGGTTCGGTATCCCACACCGCTTCCTATCTCCGATTGTGGGCGCTTTCCTTGGCCCATGCCCGTAAGTAATCGATGCAGTAGTACAACCTAAACAATTACTTAAGCGAAGCATTCTTACCTGACAGAGTTGGCTGAGGTGCTGTGGACCATGGTCCTCTCGATTGGCTTGAAGCAGGAAGGGCCGGTGGGTGGCATCGTATTGACCTGCGTGTTTGCCTTCTGGGCCATTCTCACCGTTGGCATTCTGGTACTCATGGAGGGCTTGTCTGCCTTCCTGCACACGCTGCGTCTCCATTGGTAAGTCACCTAATCCCCGAGAAATATGAAATGGTATCTAATTGAACGGCTTTCTTATAGGGTCGAGTTCCAGAGCAAGTTCTACAAGGGCCAGGGTTACGCCTTCCAACCCTTCTCGTTTGATGCCATCATAGAAAACGGAGCTGCAGCCGCCGAGGAGTAAATGAAGCGGAATCGGTCAGAGCAACAACCAAAGCACGTTGAGAGTCTCATTGCGTTATATGAAATTAACTATCCAAATAAGTGGAATCTACCAGTTACAGTaacaaacatatatgtacgttttaatgtttaattgtCGTGAAtttatctatgtatgtatatcgtATAGCCCCAGCAAGCGTTAGATTgctaacaatatttaatgttCTTCGTAGACGTTCTCGTGTTTATTAACTATACTTGTAAACTcaaataaatagcaaaagCTAACCCCTTGGGGTTGGCACCAAAAGAAGCTTGCAGTTGGGAATGTTTATTGGCATTCAATGGGACATCAGTTGATTGATGGCGGAAACGAATTTGCTGAGATTTTCCGGGTTCGTTTCATAGGGCTTTAGGGCTGTAAAGTCCAGAGTAGCTAGCTGGGCATCCAAGTCGGTAACTTTGCAGTAATACAGATAGTTTTCAGCGGCCAGTTGCTTGGCCAACTCCAGTTGGTGATTGTCCATGAGCGTGTCATTTATCACAATGAGTCCAGGTTTATGGTTATTTAGTATATCCATGCAAGTTCCGGCTCCCGCATGTCCAATAATTAGGTCTGCGGACTTAACGTCCTCTATATTTGGACGGAATTTGTACTGCTCTATCTGGATTCCGTAGTTCTTTCTTATCAATTGTATTTCATCGTCTGTTAATGGTTGCGAATTTCCGTGCTGTATGACGAGTTTGGTGCATTTCCGTTTCTGCAGAGCTTTGAGTGCGGGTTCCGAAGATGCAGTTGATATTAGAGCATCGAATTTGGTGGTGCCCACGGTAATGTAAACTGtgtttaaatgcattttcggTAAATAGTTAAACAACAAGACACAGCTGTTCCGACTTGTGCTTCCTCTTCGCCTTTGCCATTCAGCCGGCGTAACTCAAACGCCGttcaattaaatgccagcTTGGAAGTTTAAAACACCGGCCATAACCGTTACTTTAGCTACTAGGCCTGCagtaaataagtaaaaagAGTATTGAAATAGTTGTAAgcaataattatttaagcaaaatgcttaaattcaattttaaacgTAAGTATTCGTAAGGACTGTAACCCTCAGTTTATTTCGCTCTCACGCAGCCAAAGTGCGAATTTCGCGCACGCGATCGCCATCTCGCTCATTGTgcttccattccatttccatctcaGCTTGTTTATTCCGTTTATTCAGTTCTCAACCGTTAGCCGTAACGGTTGTGCCCGCGCTCGTCGGGAAAATACACGAAAGAACTGTGCTCCGTTTAGTAATAGTCCCttggcaaattgcattttgattaGTTTGGCAGCTCAGCCTTAGTTCAAgtgatttgtttacatttaattcaattaattaggCGTCTGCCAGGCTGCCAACAGTGAgtgtgcgcttgtgtgtgtgaccGACCACGAATCAGTGTCGCGCCAACGTAACGGGAAAGGTGCGAAAGAGTCCGACAAACGGTTTTCCAGGACGGAGGTGAAAcggtaaattaaattattcccACGTTTCGAATGCTGcgtatgtgtgggtgtgggcgatttgtgcgtgtgtgtgcactgagaaaaatgcaATGACATGGCGATCATTTTGCACTACcattaaactaaaaatataagtaaattaaaCGATTTGAGCGCAAATCTTTGTGTGCTGTGAAACGCATCAAGTATTTAACTATCCTAGGTGCAAGAGTATTACAtgatataattataaatttgccATGCGCTTTTCGctttaatttttctttctgtgcttGCCGGCTGCTGTTTGCACGTCGGAAGGTAATTGACTAATCAACACTTcgtttaatttcgtttttatatCTGCACCCTCcccatttgtttatttggcaaaCGCTTTTCAAGTTTGCCTGCCATCTGGCAGcgattaatataaaaaaaaacaaacactttcTAGCCTCAAATGCTCGATATTACGAGAATAAGACGCTCACGCAGGACCCATAAATATGCCGGCCAGAAACTTTCCTTTCCTTATGATCGCCAATCTATGGTGATCTCCCGCTTATTTACTATCCAAATTTGTAGAAATCATCTGGTACTGCCccaaaattcaattagagcACCCGTGCAAATTATCGAGTTGCCAGCGATCGGTTATTCTATTTTTCCAACACCCCAGCCCCCCCTTCCACCCCTCAAaatacacacccacacacttacacacgcGTGGACCATCACTCAACGGTCAATAAATTGgcgctctcttttttttcttgtttttgggtttgtttttgttttgatggGCGAGCAAAAAGCCACgcgatttaaatttaatgtctTAATCGTGGGCGTGTGAAGAACCAATATTTACATGTCTCTTGATTCTTTCTTGCCACCCCCACAACTTTCCCAATGATTTGTCAATATTCGCTTTCCCACTCGCAGGCGTTCATGTCCTTGTGTTTATTAACTGGCTGCACTGTGAGAAAAGCGAACGCTCTAGTCCTACAGATTGGTTCGACCGATCAAAAAGAAATGGTTAAATTTGAGCAAAGTTACACATGTTATCTAATTAGTTAGGAATTTTGAAGATTTCCAGCAAGCAATGCGTGAATCGAAGTGTACTAGCCTTATCCATAGCCATATGCTGACACATCGCCAGCGGCTTACACGCAGTTTATCAATGAAATATTGCTATAAATTGGATCCCCAACGAGCGCGAGCGACCCAGGGATACGGACCCCATGGAGGCgggatggaatggaatgggatgggcGGAGTGGGCTGAGGCGGATGGAGGCGGCGTATCATTTGCAGCCTTATTTTAATGAAGGTCATCGTGCCAGCGGCGGGGTTGACTTCTGTACATGGTTGTCGGCGTTTAATTGcagcaatttgcaaaaacagcagcagcatcagcagcagcatcaaccGAAGGAGAACGAGCAGGGAGCTGCAGATGCTGCAAATGCTACAAATGCTACAGAAGCTGATCAAATTAATGCCATAACTCAATTAGCCGGCGGGCGTATTTGcatgaatatataagttgatTTACGACAATGTTGTTGCCCGCTCAATTTGTGCTTAAACTTTTGCCAATTGATAATAGCGTCGCTGCTCTACGAGGAGACATCTGGGTTCAGCTACAATCTGTGACTGCTGAGGAAACTCACTTTTAGTATAAAGTAGTCCCAAGAATGGGTCCCCTGGCCATTGACATCGCGATAAGAACGTCTTCAAGCAGACATAATAATAGTAAACCGAATAGTGTTGCTATTCTAGCAGATTATTTTTAGAGCATATACAAATATACCTTTCTTCTTCATTTAGATGCAACTTTTCCCACTTTCATTGACTAAAATTCGACTTCCTGTCTGTATATCGTACTAATTGTTAAGATCACGATCGCAGTCTATTAACATGTATTTTTAACGCTCTtcctatttaaaaataattcctTAGTTATTAAGTGTAAAAATCAATTATCGCCTTGCTCTAATTTACTGCGAAAATCATCATAATTGTGTGGGTTACTTGTGGATTTGATTCGGATGATTGGAAATGCCCCACGCATATTCCAACTCCACCGACAACTTCTGAATGGGAAATATCgcgaatttaaatatatatttcagtcGATGACATTGGCAGTGGGAAACACCCTTCCCATCCAGACAGTTGCAAGTGGCTCCCCAACGGAGCTCCACTAAAAAACCCGCTGGGTGACTTAAGCTTATAGTCCAGTCGCCGCGTAAGCCAGTCATTAATATTTTCCAGTCTTAGTGGGTGTGTTTCATTTTTACAACTGTGCACGAGCACAAGTATTATTTAAACCCTTtccattcaaatttattaatgaCATTTATCTATACATCAAGAACAAGTGCATCTGATTTTTCAAATACTTTGTCCTGCCAGAACCAAGAGTTCTTGTTTTGAGTAGCGTATAAAAACGTCTTTATCGACTAAGATACTCTGCTGGATAATAcatcaatttgtttattacgTAAGCAATGATTTTTTGCTACTCGTTGTAAAATCATACACTTGTTTTCCCCATCGACGATGAGCTAATGAATCAGTTACGTTCTCGACGACCCCTTCTGAGCAGCAAACTAAACGGTCTCCTACTCGAAAAACGAAAGCCCTGTTCGCAAGCCCCTTCCTGTGGCTTCGCTTGTCAGCCACAAGGACATGGCTCATGCGCAATTTACGCAATTTAATCGGCACACCAGATAGCCAAAGGGGTTGGCCCTGGGGCAGAGAAACCACTTAAGTGGAACCCCGAGATTGCAGGCTGCGCAACCTGCAGTTGGATATCGTATTACTTGGGCTTATATTGAAAGCTAGAGCGGAAGTGGTTGTGCAAGTGGTTGCCCAGATCCTGCTTCCTGTTTAAGGAATCGGAACTGCTTTTACCTTATTAGGCTACGACTTAATCTTTTTGTTCATCATTGTAAAGTTTGTTTCATCTTCTACTGCAGCCATCATGGTCGTTAAGGAGATACCGCTCCACGAGAATCTAAACATGGAAAGCCGACCGATGAATGCCGCTACGcccaccactaccaccactTTCTCGAAAGGCGGGCGTCGCTATAGTGTGTCCTTGACCACCGCCATTCTGCTGGCCTCCTTCTTCATCTGCACCCTGCTAGCAGTGGGCTTTATCGTCTATAACTTTGCCACATGCGCTGAACTGGAGCCCGATTCCGATGAGGATATCGTTTGCACCAGCTACCATTTGAGGAGGTTGAAGGCTGGTCATGATGACGCACCTAAATACGATCGAGATGTCCGTCTGCCGCACTCCATTCGCCCACTGAAGTACAACATCACGATCGAACCGCAGCTCAGCGGCAACTTCACATTTGCCGGTAGTGTTCAGATCAGGATAAGGGTGCTGGAGGATTGCTATAACATCACCATGCACGCTGAGGAGCTGAACATATCGCGTAGCGACGCCTCCGTCCACCGAGTGCTGAACAATGGAGAACCGGAAGGCGACGGTCTGCGGATTCACAAACAGTACCTGGTGGGGGCCAAACAGTTCTTCGTGATCGAGCTGTATGACAAGCTGCTCAAAGATGTGGAGTACGTGGTGCATCTACGCTTTGATGGCATTATCCAGGACTATCTGCAGGGATTTTACCGCAGCTCCTACGAGGTGCACAACGAGACGAGGTGGGTAGCTTCTACCCAGTTCCAGGCCACAGATGCCCGACGAGCTTTTCCCTGCTTCGATGAGCCCGCCCTGAAGGCCAACTTTACGTTGCACATCGCTCGTCCTCGCAACATGACCACCATATCCAATATGCCGATTGTGTCCAGCAACGACCAGTGAGTATTGCTTTTGTTATCAATGTAATCACTCTCTTTAAGCGTGGTCTTTGAACTCCTTAGCGCCACCATGCCAAGCTATGTGTGGGATCACTTTGCCGAATCGCTGCCCATGTCCACCTATCTGGTGGCCTATGCCATATCCGACTTTACGCACATCTCATCGGGTAACTTTTCCGTCTGGGCTCGAGCGGATGCCATCAAGTCGGCCGAGTATGCACTGTCTGTTGGTCCCAGGATACTTACATTCCTGCAGGACTTCTTCAATGTAACGTTCCCCCTGCCGAAGATCGACATGATTGCTCTACCAGAGTTCCAAGCGGGCGCCATGGAGAACTGGGGTCTAATTACCTTTAGGGAGACTGCAATGCTTTATGATCCAGGAGTAGCCACGGCCAATAACAAACAGCGAGTGGCATCGGTTGTGGGTCACGAGTTGGCCCACCAGTGGTTCGGTAACCTGGTAACACCGAGCTGGTGGTCGGATATTTGGCTAAACGAGGGATTTGCCAGCTACATGGAGTACCTGACGGCCGATGCAGTTGCGCCCGAGTGGAAGCAGTTGGACCAATTTGTGGTTAATGAGCTGCAAGCAGTGTTCCAACTGGACGCCCTTTCCACATCCCACAAGATCTCCCACGAGGTGTTCAATCCGCAGGAGATTTCAGAAATCTTCGATAG
Protein-coding sequences here:
- the LOC6730015 gene encoding UDP-N-acetylglucosamine transferase subunit ALG13 homolog; the protein is MHLNTVYITVGTTKFDALISTASSEPALKALQKRKCTKLVIQHGNSQPLTDDEIQLIRKNYGIQIEQYKFRPNIEDVKSADLIIGHAGAGTCMDILNNHKPGLIVINDTLMDNHQLELAKQLAAENYLYYCKVTDLDAQLATLDFTALKPYETNPENLSKFVSAINQLMSH